From Streptomyces sp. HUAS MG91, the proteins below share one genomic window:
- a CDS encoding MDR family MFS transporter yields the protein MTHAQIMRALSGLLLGLFAAILSSTVVTNALPRIIGDLGGGQSAYTWVVTASLLAVTASTPLWGKLADQFSKKVLVQSALIVYSVGSLVAGLAPNTATLIAARVIQGLGGGGLSALAQVVLAAMISPRERGRYSGYLGATFAVATVGGPLLGGVITDTSWLGWRWCLFIGIPFALVALVVLQRTLNLPVTGRAAEVDWAGAFFVSTAVCLLLVWVTFAGDKYAWLSWQTCASVAGALLLALAFLYVETRAAEPIIPLRLFRNRTIALASLSSLFVGVALFAGTVFFSQFFQLARGDSPTRSGLMTIPFIAGLFVSSTVSGRVITRTGRWKGWLLSGGILLTAGLALLGMLRHDTPYVFIALCMTLMGLGVGMTLQNLVLCTQNQVAADDLGAASSTVTFFRSLGGAVGVSVLGAILTTRIGHYARDTLTDLAPADRLTAARASGDGSLPDLALLPAPVRTWLENAYGHGIGDIFLYVAPIALIAFLVTLFIKEVPLSDRSGLARATR from the coding sequence ATGACCCATGCGCAGATCATGCGCGCCCTGTCGGGACTGCTGCTCGGACTGTTCGCCGCCATCCTGTCGTCGACCGTCGTCACCAACGCCCTGCCCAGGATCATCGGCGACCTCGGCGGCGGCCAGAGCGCCTACACCTGGGTCGTCACCGCGTCCCTGCTCGCGGTGACGGCGTCCACCCCGCTGTGGGGCAAACTCGCCGACCAGTTCAGCAAGAAGGTGCTCGTCCAGTCGGCACTGATCGTCTACTCCGTCGGCTCCCTCGTCGCCGGCCTCGCGCCGAACACCGCCACACTGATCGCCGCCCGGGTGATCCAGGGCCTCGGCGGCGGCGGACTGTCCGCGCTGGCGCAGGTCGTGCTCGCCGCGATGATCTCCCCACGGGAGCGCGGGCGTTACTCCGGATACCTCGGGGCGACCTTCGCGGTGGCCACCGTCGGAGGCCCGCTGCTCGGCGGTGTGATCACCGACACCAGCTGGCTCGGCTGGCGCTGGTGCCTGTTCATCGGCATCCCCTTCGCGCTCGTCGCCCTGGTGGTGCTGCAGCGAACGCTGAACCTCCCGGTGACCGGACGCGCGGCCGAGGTCGACTGGGCGGGCGCCTTCTTCGTCAGCACGGCCGTCTGCCTGCTGCTGGTCTGGGTCACCTTCGCCGGTGACAAGTACGCGTGGCTGTCCTGGCAGACCTGTGCGTCGGTCGCGGGCGCCCTCCTGCTGGCCCTCGCCTTCCTCTACGTCGAGACCAGGGCGGCCGAACCGATCATCCCGCTGCGGCTGTTCCGCAACCGGACCATCGCGCTCGCCTCCCTCTCCTCGCTGTTCGTCGGCGTCGCCCTGTTCGCGGGCACCGTCTTCTTCAGCCAGTTCTTCCAGCTGGCGCGCGGTGACTCGCCGACCCGGTCGGGCCTCATGACGATCCCGTTCATCGCGGGACTGTTCGTCTCCTCGACCGTCTCCGGCCGCGTCATCACCCGCACCGGCCGGTGGAAGGGCTGGCTGCTCTCGGGCGGGATCCTGCTGACGGCGGGCCTCGCACTGCTCGGCATGCTCCGCCACGACACCCCGTACGTGTTCATCGCCCTGTGCATGACCCTGATGGGGCTCGGCGTCGGCATGACCCTGCAGAACCTCGTGCTGTGCACCCAGAACCAGGTGGCGGCCGACGATCTCGGCGCCGCGTCCTCGACGGTGACGTTCTTCCGCTCCCTGGGCGGCGCGGTCGGCGTCTCGGTGCTCGGCGCGATCCTCACCACCCGGATCGGCCACTACGCCCGCGACACCCTCACCGACCTCGCGCCCGCGGACCGGCTCACCGCCGCCCGGGCCTCCGGCGACGGCTCGCTCCCTGACCTCGCCCTGCTGCCCGCCCCCGTCCGCACCTGGCTGGAGAACGCCTACGGACACGGCATCGGCGACATCTTCCTCTACGTCGCCCCGATCGCCCTCATCGCCTTCCTGGTGACCCTGTTCATCAAGGAGGTCCCGCTGAGCGACCGGAGCGGCCTGGCCCGGGCGACGCGTTAG
- a CDS encoding DUF308 domain-containing protein, which yields MSTQTPAPPAPTTTAERSVLLKLYLGRGVLAVVWAFVFAGAHENVDALAITLLVAYPLIDAVSSLIDHRTLPDGSERRVTAFNGVLSTLAAVAVGIAGAGGVAPVLHVFGAWAVLSGAAQVTVGIRRRGPELGKQWPMLIAGGLSFLVGVFYNIQAAGDDPSLDVLSVYATGGGVFFIVQAGLLGWKTRQLRTGTL from the coding sequence ATGAGTACGCAGACCCCTGCGCCGCCCGCGCCCACCACGACCGCCGAACGTTCCGTTCTGCTCAAGCTGTACCTGGGCCGCGGCGTCCTGGCCGTGGTGTGGGCGTTCGTCTTCGCCGGAGCCCACGAGAACGTCGACGCCCTCGCGATCACCCTGCTCGTCGCCTATCCGCTGATCGACGCGGTGTCCTCGCTGATCGACCACCGGACCCTGCCCGACGGCTCGGAGCGCCGGGTCACGGCCTTCAACGGAGTGCTGAGCACCCTGGCCGCCGTCGCCGTGGGGATCGCGGGGGCGGGCGGTGTCGCGCCGGTGCTGCACGTGTTCGGCGCCTGGGCCGTCCTCTCCGGTGCGGCCCAGGTGACCGTGGGGATCCGGCGGCGCGGCCCCGAACTGGGCAAGCAGTGGCCCATGCTGATCGCTGGCGGTCTGTCGTTCCTCGTCGGGGTCTTCTACAACATCCAGGCCGCGGGCGACGATCCGTCCCTCGACGTGCTGTCCGTCTACGCCACGGGCGGCGGGGTCTTCTTCATCGTCCAGGCGGGGCTGCTGGGCTGGAAGACCCGCCAACTGCGCACCGGCACGCTCTGA
- a CDS encoding oxidoreductase, whose translation MSKTWLITGSSRGLGRALAEAALAAGHRVAATARRTEPLADLADKYGDRVRLVTLDVTDPAAARNAVERTVEAFGRLDVVVNNAGYADMAAIEDTSEQAFRDQIDANLFGVVNVTRAALPVLREQGAGHIIQISSVGGRVGVPGLGAYQTAKWAVGGFSEVLAKEVAPLGIKVTVAEPGGMRTDWAGSSMTTPPISEPYRSVVGASVEGIRSQDGKQPGDPDRIARVLLDIAEADEPPLRLLLGKDAAAVAARAAAERAASDAEWLPVSESV comes from the coding sequence ATGAGCAAGACCTGGTTGATCACAGGCAGTTCCCGCGGGCTGGGCCGCGCCCTCGCCGAGGCGGCGCTGGCCGCCGGACACCGGGTGGCCGCCACCGCCCGGCGCACCGAGCCCCTCGCCGACCTCGCGGACAAGTACGGCGACCGGGTCCGGCTCGTCACCCTGGACGTCACCGACCCGGCCGCCGCACGTAACGCCGTCGAGCGAACCGTCGAGGCGTTCGGGCGGCTTGACGTGGTCGTGAACAACGCCGGCTACGCCGACATGGCCGCCATCGAGGACACCTCCGAGCAGGCCTTCCGCGACCAGATCGACGCGAACCTCTTCGGCGTCGTCAACGTCACCAGGGCGGCCCTGCCCGTCCTGCGCGAGCAGGGGGCCGGCCACATCATCCAGATCTCCTCCGTCGGCGGACGGGTGGGCGTGCCCGGCCTCGGCGCGTACCAGACGGCCAAGTGGGCCGTGGGAGGCTTCTCCGAGGTCCTCGCCAAGGAGGTCGCCCCGCTCGGCATCAAGGTGACCGTCGCCGAGCCGGGTGGCATGCGAACCGACTGGGCCGGCTCCTCCATGACCACCCCGCCGATCAGCGAGCCCTACCGGAGCGTCGTCGGCGCCTCCGTCGAGGGCATCCGCAGCCAGGACGGCAAGCAGCCGGGCGACCCGGACCGCATCGCCCGGGTTCTGCTCGACATCGCGGAGGCCGACGAGCCGCCGCTGCGACTGCTGCTCGGCAAGGACGCCGCGGCCGTCGCCGCCCGCGCGGCAGCCGAGCGGGCCGCCTCGGACGCCGAGTGGCTCCCGGTGAGCGAGTCCGTCTGA
- a CDS encoding DNA starvation/stationary phase protection protein: protein MTVIDSPLPDKERAIAGEALQATLVDLLDLSLVAKQAHWNLYGPRFRSIHLQLDEVVTTARDFADAVAERAAALGVSPDGRAATIAATSGAPAFPAGWTKDTVAIDALVRTFAAVIARARTHVELTGPADAVTQDLLIGLTAALEKQSWMFQAENRT, encoded by the coding sequence ATGACGGTCATCGACAGCCCCCTGCCGGACAAGGAACGCGCGATCGCGGGCGAGGCCCTTCAGGCGACGCTGGTCGACCTTCTCGATCTGTCCCTGGTGGCCAAGCAGGCGCACTGGAACCTGTACGGACCGCGCTTCCGCTCCATCCATCTGCAGCTCGACGAAGTGGTCACCACGGCCCGCGACTTCGCGGACGCGGTGGCGGAGCGGGCCGCCGCGCTGGGGGTCAGCCCGGACGGACGGGCCGCCACGATCGCCGCCACCAGCGGCGCGCCCGCCTTCCCGGCCGGCTGGACGAAGGACACCGTTGCCATCGACGCGCTGGTCCGGACGTTCGCCGCCGTCATCGCGCGGGCCCGCACCCATGTCGAACTGACCGGCCCGGCCGACGCCGTGACTCAGGATCTGCTGATCGGGCTGACCGCCGCGCTGGAGAAGCAGAGCTGGATGTTCCAGGCCGAGAACAGGACCTGA
- a CDS encoding 3'-5' exonuclease — MHHESALLNVIDVEATCWDEQPPPGSVHEIIEIGLTVVDMSAGRRVSRHRVLVRPARSTVSAFCTELTGLTRAEVDRGVTFAEACRILVEEYAAGERPWASWGEYDRRQFARQSRADGVAYPFGRPAERTHTNAKAVFAAAYGLHKKPGMAHALQPAGLPLEGRHHRGEDDAWNIAALVLDLRGRGAWPGTTAGGQCLSRDHEA; from the coding sequence ATGCACCACGAATCCGCCCTGCTGAACGTCATCGACGTGGAAGCCACCTGCTGGGACGAGCAGCCTCCGCCCGGCTCCGTGCACGAGATCATCGAGATCGGTCTCACCGTCGTCGACATGTCGGCAGGGCGCCGCGTGTCCCGGCATCGCGTCCTGGTCCGCCCGGCCCGGTCGACGGTGAGCGCCTTCTGCACCGAACTGACGGGACTGACCCGGGCCGAGGTGGACCGGGGCGTCACCTTCGCCGAGGCGTGCCGGATCCTCGTCGAGGAGTACGCGGCCGGAGAGCGGCCCTGGGCGAGCTGGGGCGAGTACGACCGCCGGCAGTTCGCCCGGCAGAGTCGCGCCGACGGCGTGGCCTACCCGTTCGGCCGTCCCGCGGAGCGCACCCACACCAACGCCAAGGCCGTCTTCGCCGCCGCCTACGGGCTGCACAAGAAGCCGGGCATGGCCCACGCACTTCAGCCGGCCGGACTGCCGCTGGAGGGGCGCCATCATCGCGGCGAGGACGACGCGTGGAACATCGCCGCGCTCGTCCTCGATCTGCGGGGCCGCGGGGCATGGCCGGGCACGACCGCAGGTGGCCAATGCCTGTCCAGGGATCACGAAGCCTGA
- a CDS encoding TetR family transcriptional regulator, protein MTDDRPTDFRRARSAEQREVRKQTILEAAAELLAELPVRDISLRELSRRVGLSKTNVVRYFETREAVFFELLNRELARWIEELPAELAREGADPAASPRAVTDVLARSLAGRALLCELFAALGTELERNISAESVRDFKRVHTRLLEDLAELLRGHLPALSPAAARELVSLTVLYTAGLWPFAHPSPAVIEAQQDPELADTKVDFAERLGRALHLSATGLLTLE, encoded by the coding sequence ATGACAGACGACCGGCCGACGGACTTCCGGCGCGCGCGCAGCGCCGAGCAGCGCGAGGTCCGCAAGCAGACCATCCTCGAAGCCGCGGCCGAACTGCTGGCGGAGCTGCCCGTACGCGACATCAGCCTGCGGGAGCTGAGCCGGCGGGTCGGACTGTCGAAGACGAACGTGGTGCGCTACTTCGAGACCAGGGAAGCCGTCTTCTTCGAACTGCTCAACCGTGAACTCGCGCGATGGATCGAGGAGTTGCCCGCGGAGCTGGCCCGGGAAGGAGCGGACCCGGCCGCGTCGCCCCGGGCCGTGACGGACGTCCTCGCCCGCTCACTGGCCGGCCGGGCCCTGCTGTGCGAACTGTTCGCGGCACTCGGCACCGAACTGGAACGGAACATCTCCGCCGAGTCGGTGCGCGACTTCAAGCGCGTCCACACCCGGCTCCTGGAAGACCTGGCGGAACTGCTGCGCGGCCACCTGCCCGCGCTGTCCCCGGCCGCCGCCCGGGAACTGGTCTCCCTGACCGTCCTGTACACCGCGGGCCTGTGGCCCTTCGCCCACCCCTCACCGGCGGTGATCGAGGCGCAGCAGGACCCCGAACTCGCGGACACCAAGGTCGACTTCGCCGAACGGCTCGGCCGCGCGCTGCACCTCTCCGCGACGGGACTGCTCACCCTGGAGTGA
- a CDS encoding Ohr family peroxiredoxin produces the protein MAVSYTAVVDVDGEGRNGGRVRSSDGLLETGLALPKELGGSGAATNPEQLLAAGWAACFLGALRRAATSRNIRLTSTAITAEVTLTHGDDGEFTLSAVLTPVLGGVDRSTAQELADAAHQICPYSKATRGNVPVVIDARAAA, from the coding sequence ATGGCTGTCAGCTACACCGCTGTTGTCGACGTCGACGGAGAGGGCCGCAACGGCGGCCGCGTCCGCTCCTCGGACGGGCTGCTGGAGACCGGCCTCGCCCTGCCGAAGGAGCTCGGCGGATCGGGCGCCGCGACCAACCCCGAGCAACTGCTCGCCGCCGGCTGGGCCGCCTGCTTCCTGGGCGCCCTGCGCCGCGCCGCGACGAGCCGCAATATCCGGCTGACCAGCACCGCCATCACCGCCGAGGTCACCCTCACGCACGGCGACGACGGCGAGTTCACCCTCTCCGCGGTCCTGACGCCGGTCCTCGGCGGTGTCGACCGGAGCACCGCGCAGGAACTCGCCGACGCCGCCCACCAGATCTGCCCGTACTCCAAGGCCACGCGCGGCAACGTCCCGGTCGTCATCGACGCCCGCGCCGCCGCCTGA
- a CDS encoding AAA family ATPase, giving the protein MSPSAGSGVLLVGRERDLGLVSGLFGARPGGALLLSGEPGVGKSALLDAVAAAAAQDGTRVLRAAGAEFEADISYAALHQILLPLQELLDGLGAPGRDAVRVALGLGVGPAPERLVVCAGVLALLRAAAEDGPVLLVVDDLPWVDRASAAVLGFVARRLAGDRIRFLAASRTGVPSFFDGSGLPAHELAALDAESAACLVDLRFPDLAHPVRLRLLEAAQGNPLALLELPGALRAEQRRAREVLPAVLPLGERLRSLFVSRVRALPEATRTLMLLATLDGSGDLGVLSAAARESRGHGDLRDLDPAERDGLVRVSSSPRRLVFRHPLIMSAVVEVATSSGRRAAHRALARVLAGRPEQRAWHLGEATLQPDEEVARLLERSARRVLDRGDAVAAIAALTRAADLSPLDADRARRLSEAAYVGAEAIGALHSASALLEDARRADPGHSGSLRSATAAVQLVLNGDGDLATAHRLLVGAIEQGDHGYDAEDPALVDALHILLLLCNYGADEEWWAPYYAAVARLRPAPPPLLLVAARTWGDPAHADAGTLRALDDIIAGMREETDPARVVRVGTAALYPDRLPAVREAAWRLVRQGREGGAVRRHIGALLHLCLDDYHRGDWAGVLELSEEGLEACSTSGYTVCTWFFQYTKGLVTASRGETATAHALAEAMTNWAAPRGIREAVHCALHVHALADMADGDFDAAFGRVTAISPAGSFPPYVAHASWVFFDLVEAAVRTDRRAAAVAHTDALRGTNVAALSPRLALLADGARALVAEDDAESARLFARALATPEAERWPFAVARVRLAQGERLRRARALSDSKAPLAAALGAFERLGSVAWAERARKELRAARGFVARTDDGRGAALTAQERQIAELAATGLTNKQIAGRLFLSHRTVGAHLYQIYPKLGIASRTALRDALESPDVTPG; this is encoded by the coding sequence GTGTCGCCGTCCGCCGGCTCCGGGGTTCTGTTGGTGGGCCGCGAGCGGGATCTCGGGCTCGTCTCCGGGCTGTTCGGTGCGCGGCCGGGCGGGGCGCTGCTGCTGTCCGGGGAGCCGGGAGTCGGCAAGTCGGCTCTGCTGGACGCCGTCGCCGCGGCCGCCGCGCAGGACGGCACCCGGGTGCTGCGGGCGGCGGGAGCCGAGTTCGAGGCCGACATCAGCTACGCGGCGCTCCACCAGATCCTGCTGCCGCTCCAGGAACTCCTCGACGGGCTCGGCGCGCCCGGCCGGGACGCCGTACGTGTGGCCCTCGGTCTGGGTGTGGGTCCCGCCCCGGAGCGTCTGGTCGTCTGCGCGGGTGTGCTGGCGCTGTTGCGGGCGGCGGCCGAGGACGGGCCCGTGCTGCTGGTCGTGGACGACCTGCCGTGGGTGGACCGGGCGAGCGCCGCCGTCCTCGGCTTCGTCGCGCGGCGGCTGGCCGGCGACCGCATCCGGTTCCTCGCCGCGTCCCGCACGGGCGTCCCGAGCTTCTTCGACGGCAGTGGGCTGCCCGCGCACGAACTGGCCGCCCTGGACGCGGAGTCCGCCGCGTGCCTCGTCGATCTGCGCTTCCCCGACCTGGCCCATCCGGTGCGCCTGCGGCTCCTGGAGGCCGCGCAGGGCAATCCCCTGGCCCTGCTCGAACTGCCCGGCGCGCTGCGCGCGGAGCAGCGCCGGGCCCGGGAGGTGCTGCCGGCCGTCCTGCCCCTGGGCGAGCGTCTGCGGTCGCTGTTCGTCTCCCGGGTCCGGGCGCTGCCCGAAGCGACCCGCACGCTGATGCTGCTCGCCACCCTGGACGGCAGCGGTGACCTCGGCGTGCTCTCCGCCGCCGCGCGGGAGAGCCGGGGTCACGGGGACCTGCGGGACCTGGACCCGGCCGAGCGGGACGGGCTGGTCCGGGTCTCCTCGTCGCCGCGCCGGCTGGTGTTCCGGCATCCGCTGATCATGTCGGCCGTCGTCGAGGTCGCCACCAGCAGCGGGCGGCGCGCGGCGCATCGCGCCCTGGCCCGGGTGCTGGCCGGCCGGCCGGAGCAGCGCGCCTGGCACCTGGGAGAGGCGACCCTCCAGCCGGACGAGGAGGTGGCGCGGCTCCTGGAGCGTTCCGCGCGGCGCGTCCTGGACCGGGGCGACGCGGTGGCGGCGATCGCGGCGCTCACGCGGGCCGCGGATCTCAGCCCGCTCGACGCCGACCGGGCCCGCCGGCTGTCCGAGGCCGCGTATGTGGGCGCCGAGGCGATCGGCGCGCTGCACAGCGCCTCGGCGCTCCTGGAGGACGCTCGGCGCGCGGACCCGGGGCACAGCGGGTCGCTGCGGTCCGCGACGGCCGCGGTCCAGCTCGTCCTCAACGGCGACGGCGATCTGGCGACCGCGCACCGCCTCCTGGTCGGCGCCATCGAGCAGGGCGACCACGGCTACGACGCCGAGGACCCGGCGCTCGTCGACGCGCTCCACATCCTCCTGCTGCTGTGCAACTACGGCGCCGACGAGGAATGGTGGGCGCCGTACTACGCGGCCGTCGCGCGGCTGCGTCCCGCTCCCCCGCCGCTGCTGCTGGTCGCCGCCCGCACCTGGGGCGATCCGGCGCACGCCGACGCGGGGACGCTGCGCGCGCTCGACGACATCATCGCGGGCATGCGCGAGGAGACCGATCCGGCCCGAGTCGTGCGGGTGGGGACGGCCGCCCTGTATCCGGACCGGCTGCCCGCGGTGCGCGAGGCGGCCTGGCGGCTGGTCCGGCAGGGGCGCGAGGGCGGTGCGGTGCGGCGGCACATCGGCGCCCTGCTGCACCTGTGCCTGGACGACTACCACCGGGGTGACTGGGCCGGGGTCCTGGAACTGTCCGAGGAGGGGCTCGAAGCCTGCTCGACATCCGGGTACACCGTCTGCACCTGGTTCTTCCAGTACACGAAGGGTCTGGTCACCGCGTCGCGCGGGGAGACGGCGACCGCGCACGCGCTCGCCGAGGCGATGACGAACTGGGCGGCGCCCCGGGGCATCAGGGAGGCGGTGCACTGCGCGTTGCACGTGCACGCGCTCGCGGACATGGCGGACGGTGACTTCGACGCGGCGTTCGGACGGGTGACCGCGATCAGTCCGGCCGGGAGTTTCCCCCCGTACGTCGCGCACGCGTCGTGGGTCTTCTTCGATCTGGTGGAGGCGGCGGTGCGCACGGACCGGCGCGCGGCGGCGGTCGCGCACACGGACGCGCTGCGCGGGACGAACGTCGCCGCTCTGTCGCCGCGTCTGGCGCTGCTCGCGGACGGCGCTCGGGCGCTGGTCGCGGAGGACGACGCCGAGTCGGCACGGCTGTTCGCGCGGGCCCTGGCGACACCCGAGGCGGAGCGGTGGCCGTTCGCCGTGGCACGGGTGCGGCTGGCGCAGGGCGAACGGCTGCGCCGCGCCCGCGCGCTGTCCGATTCCAAGGCCCCGCTGGCCGCCGCGCTCGGCGCCTTCGAGCGGTTGGGGTCCGTCGCCTGGGCCGAGCGGGCCCGCAAGGAACTGCGGGCGGCGCGCGGGTTCGTCGCGCGTACGGACGACGGGCGCGGTGCGGCGCTGACCGCGCAGGAGCGGCAGATCGCGGAGCTCGCAGCCACCGGCCTGACGAACAAGCAGATCGCCGGGCGGCTGTTCCTCTCGCACCGCACCGTCGGCGCCCACCTGTACCAGATCTATCCGAAGCTCGGGATCGCGTCGCGGACGGCGCTGCGGGACGCTCTGGAGTCGCCGGACGTCACTCCAGGGTGA
- a CDS encoding GPP34 family phosphoprotein has protein sequence MTTAQDLTLVALDVPHEQRAEPGGLSLALAGAEAIDLLTSGALSLDGDRMVPGTQRPMGETLLDRAAAALDRREPYETVENWLWRRGPGLAAAYLAELERSGAIARPRPKRHGFWRGTAGEERAASPARRAAEARAASCEPVLVGLLAAARCQDTSSWDRQDDRDDDAVVTVLAAVGEAVTQLEAERLRRAVEQDAFDNIWRV, from the coding sequence ATGACCACCGCACAGGACCTCACCCTGGTCGCCCTGGACGTGCCGCACGAGCAGCGGGCGGAGCCGGGCGGCCTGTCCCTCGCGCTCGCGGGCGCCGAGGCGATCGACCTCCTCACGAGCGGCGCACTGTCCCTGGACGGCGACCGCATGGTGCCCGGCACGCAACGCCCCATGGGTGAAACCCTGTTGGACCGCGCGGCCGCGGCCCTGGACCGCAGGGAACCGTACGAGACGGTGGAGAACTGGCTCTGGCGGCGTGGTCCCGGACTCGCCGCCGCCTATCTGGCCGAGCTGGAGAGGTCCGGAGCGATCGCCCGCCCGAGGCCGAAGCGCCACGGGTTCTGGCGGGGAACCGCGGGCGAGGAACGGGCCGCTTCCCCGGCCCGCCGTGCCGCGGAGGCGCGCGCCGCGTCCTGCGAACCGGTACTCGTCGGGCTGTTGGCGGCCGCGAGGTGTCAGGACACGTCGTCGTGGGACCGCCAGGACGACCGGGACGACGACGCGGTCGTCACCGTGCTCGCCGCCGTCGGCGAGGCGGTCACGCAGCTGGAGGCCGAACGGCTGCGCCGTGCCGTCGAGCAGGACGCGTTCGACAACATCTGGCGCGTTTAG
- a CDS encoding alpha/beta hydrolase, giving the protein MARSSVTFDSAGIEIAAHLYTPDRAGSGPWPALVVGHPGTGVKEQTSGTYARLMAERGFVTLAFDAAHQGESGGLPRGLEDPAQRVEDFKAAVSYLTTREEVDAERIGLLGICASGGYALAATGGDHRVRAVATVSTADPSRQFRLGADGGQDPAVFQSLLDAAGQARTAAARGTDPGVMTMFPETAEQARALGGDHGVEGFEYYCTARGAHERSARFLAWESIDKLAFYDAFFAVPLIGPRPVLQIIGERAVTAWMAVEAHQRATGSAELHRIEGASHVDLYDKKEYIDQAVDKLTDYFATRLDAAG; this is encoded by the coding sequence ATGGCCAGATCCAGCGTCACCTTCGACAGCGCCGGCATCGAGATCGCCGCCCACCTCTACACACCCGATCGGGCCGGTTCCGGTCCGTGGCCCGCGCTGGTGGTCGGTCACCCCGGCACCGGAGTGAAGGAGCAGACGTCCGGCACCTATGCGCGGCTGATGGCGGAGCGCGGCTTCGTGACGCTCGCCTTCGACGCCGCCCACCAGGGCGAATCGGGCGGACTCCCGCGCGGCCTGGAGGACCCCGCGCAGCGTGTGGAGGACTTCAAGGCCGCCGTCTCCTACCTCACCACCCGTGAGGAGGTCGACGCCGAGCGGATCGGGCTGCTCGGCATCTGCGCCTCCGGCGGCTATGCGCTGGCCGCCACCGGCGGCGACCATCGCGTCCGCGCCGTGGCCACGGTCTCCACCGCCGACCCGTCCCGCCAGTTCCGCCTCGGCGCCGACGGCGGCCAGGACCCGGCCGTCTTCCAGTCCTTGCTGGACGCGGCCGGACAGGCCCGGACCGCCGCCGCCCGCGGCACCGACCCGGGCGTGATGACGATGTTCCCCGAGACGGCGGAGCAGGCCCGCGCGCTCGGCGGCGACCACGGCGTCGAGGGCTTCGAGTACTACTGCACCGCGCGCGGAGCGCACGAGCGGTCCGCCAGGTTCCTGGCCTGGGAGAGCATCGACAAACTGGCCTTCTACGACGCCTTCTTCGCCGTTCCGCTGATCGGGCCGCGCCCCGTGCTCCAGATCATCGGGGAGCGCGCCGTCACCGCCTGGATGGCGGTCGAGGCGCACCAGCGTGCCACCGGAAGCGCGGAGCTGCACCGGATCGAGGGCGCCAGCCACGTCGACCTGTACGACAAGAAGGAGTACATCGACCAGGCCGTCGACAAGCTCACGGACTACTTCGCCACGCGGCTGGATGCCGCCGGCTGA
- a CDS encoding Bax inhibitor-1/YccA family protein: MKSTNPVFARWGAGRAQSPAAAEPVTGFPANPYATAGVAVADRDTVTSAMTVDDVVVRTATTLGTVVLGAVLSWLLLPVDEATIGRSYGIAVGAALIAFVLSMIQAVRRTPSPALILGYAAFEGVFLGVLSSATSTYIAPGVVVQAVLGTFAVAAGMLIAYRMRWIRVTRRFTGIVVSAATGFVLLLLADSLFSAFGAGGGLGFHSGGLGIAFGVVGILLGACFLALDFRQIEDAVAFGAHRDEAWFAAFGLTMTLVWIYLEVLQVLTIFNSDN, translated from the coding sequence ATGAAGAGCACCAACCCGGTCTTCGCCCGCTGGGGCGCCGGCCGCGCCCAGAGCCCGGCCGCGGCCGAGCCCGTGACCGGCTTTCCCGCCAACCCCTACGCCACCGCGGGCGTCGCCGTCGCCGACAGGGACACCGTCACGTCCGCGATGACGGTGGACGACGTGGTGGTCCGCACCGCGACGACGCTGGGCACCGTCGTGCTGGGCGCGGTGCTGTCGTGGCTGCTGCTGCCCGTCGACGAGGCCACCATCGGACGCTCGTACGGGATCGCCGTCGGTGCCGCCCTCATCGCCTTCGTCCTGTCGATGATCCAGGCGGTGCGGCGGACGCCGTCCCCGGCTCTGATTCTCGGATACGCGGCGTTCGAGGGCGTGTTCCTCGGTGTCCTGTCCAGCGCGACCTCCACCTACATCGCGCCGGGTGTGGTCGTCCAGGCGGTACTCGGCACCTTCGCCGTGGCCGCGGGCATGCTCATCGCCTACCGCATGCGCTGGATCCGGGTGACGCGCCGGTTCACCGGGATCGTCGTCTCCGCCGCCACCGGATTCGTCCTGCTGCTGCTCGCCGACTCGCTGTTCTCGGCCTTCGGCGCGGGCGGCGGCCTGGGCTTCCACAGCGGCGGTCTCGGCATCGCCTTCGGGGTCGTGGGCATCCTGCTCGGCGCGTGCTTCCTCGCGCTGGACTTCCGGCAGATCGAGGACGCCGTCGCCTTCGGCGCACACCGGGACGAGGCCTGGTTCGCCGCCTTCGGCCTCACCATGACGCTGGTGTGGATCTACCTGGAGGTGCTGCAGGTGCTGACCATCTTCAACAGCGACAACTGA